The following coding sequences lie in one Zingiber officinale cultivar Zhangliang chromosome 2B, Zo_v1.1, whole genome shotgun sequence genomic window:
- the LOC122047417 gene encoding uncharacterized protein At4g26450-like has translation MKSGSGPNGMQSKYRNAGDGYRSGASFGRHQRRGGFNRSYPKPHNRPATKLEILMEAGRLAAEYLVSKGVFPSSAFPRDLVSDDTPHEFAGPARESPIPSSFNDSRVPAMERLGDAGSGAGYARKRFNDGYDRFGPRKNARARRTTGSYNRGDGGPDWGRERAGYKPWLERSRSYSDMVEEEDDDFLGPRYNKDRQSGHEEVGSSRVAGDEQQSKNEVVGETLSESEDTGSKASSYNTRKDAPTEGCADVNRADDVMTSNPEVGEVKSCESEDVGNKGVAEIYLTVNPGEVEECGSVIDHGDTLLKLGGSPKVPRRLRSSLAHKNTIFHTSPKVGNGVECASEGETEMVLDKLPIDGSLKQTRASLTYKSFLDYDLSNEGVNVVEVSGGETETIANKFPTDYIVKDSHIHHNVNPECEMPVKLSDDDIQSSKQSIESQCDLQQSLPCSKMSLTAVGVGVGEEDKVTEQTGKEELNKQVSSPPPNTSQQNEFSQLDGVTETQSSLFIKMSSQDVEITKPGYQLKPITAPSVSIVDAETILKIDGVKCNQPTSFKIFDLNVMEAPDVTDVHEDHMLGASHTSALPQASGNQLSVDFSLSRNNRANDTYDSNQLSGDRKAIQVIDLEEDSPMEVNDVLKSKNEIIYPVENALNHTTHSDELPVVQDTYGPVISEYLEADMRCSPQDQAELNNLQVGMGLHGAEGFAVVDDSIYGSLGDIGFIDVWDQPPQDYEKFF, from the exons ATGAAATCTGGTTCAGGACCGAACGGAATGCAATCCAAGTACCGCAACGCCGGCGATGGATACCGGTCGGGGGCGTCGTTCGGCCGCCACCAGAGGCGCGGAGGCTTCAACCGCAGCTACCCGAAGCCCCACAACCGTCCCGCCACGAAACTGGAAATCCTAATGGAAGCCGGCCGCCTCGCCGCTGAATACCTGGTCTCCAAGGGAGTGTTCCCCTCCAGTGCTTTCCCACGGGACCTCGTAAGCGACGACACCCCGCATGAATTCGCTGGCCCCGCGCGAGAAAGCCCCATCCCTTCGTCTTTCAATGACTCCCGAGTTCCGGCAATGGAGAGGCTGGGGGACGCCGGTTCTGGCGCTGGCTATGCAAGGAAAAGGTTCAACGATGGTTACGATCGATTTGGGCCGAGGAAGAACGCTAGGGCGCGGCGAACAACGGGGTCGTACAACAGAGGTGATGGTGGTCCGGACTGGGGTAGGGAACGGGCAGGATACAAACCGTGGTTGGAACGGAGTAGAAGCTATTCTGATATGGTGGAAGAGGAAGACGATGATTTTTTGGGCCCAAGATACAACAAAGACCGCCAGAGCGGGCATGAGGAGGTTGGGAGCAGCAGGGTTGCTGGAGATGAACAGCAATCGAAGAATGAAGTGGTGGGCGAAACACTATCGGAGTCGGAGGACACTGGATCAAAGGCCAGTTCGTATAATACCAGAAAGGATGCCCCCACCGAGGGGTGTGCTGATGTGAACAGGGCAGACGATGTGATGACCTCAAATCCCGAAGTTGGAGAAGTTAAGAGCTGCGAGAGTGAAGACGTGGGTAATAAGGGCGTTGCGGAGATTTATTTGACCGTGAATCCTGGTGAAGTTGAGGAATGCGGCTCTGTCATTGATCACGGTGATACTCTGTTGAAACTTGGTGGTTCTCCAAAGGTGCCAAGAAGACTGCGGTCATCACTGGCACATAAAAACACTATTTTTCATACTTCTCCAAAGGTGGGAAATGGGGTTGAATGTGCTTCTGAAGGAGAAACTGAAATGGTTTTAGACAAACTCCCAATTGATGGTTCCCTGAAACAAACCCGAGCATCATTGACCTATAAAAGTTTCCTTGATTATGATCTCAGCAATGAGGGTGTGAATGTTGTCGAAGTTTCTGGTGGAGAAACTGAAACAATTGCAAACAAATTTCCAACCGATTACATAGTGAAAGATTCACATATACATCACAATGTCAATCCTGAATGTGAAATGCCAGTCAAGTTGTCTGATGATGATATCCAGTCCTCCAAGCAATCAATAGAGTCTCAGTGTGATCTTCAACAGAGTCTGCCTTGTTCAAAAATGTCCCTTACTGCAGTAGGTGTAGGTGTAGGTGAGGAAGATAAGGTTACTGAGCAGACTGGTAAAGAGGAACTTAACAAACAAGTTAGTTCACCTCCACCCAATACATCTCAGCAGAATGAGTTTTCTCAGCTTGATGGTGTTACAGAAACACAGTCTAGCCTGTTCATTAAGATGTCATCACAGGACGTTGAAATAACTAAGCCTGGTTATCAACTGAAACCAATCACTGCCCCTTCGGTTTCAATTGTTGATGCCGAAACCATTTTGAAaatagatggagtaaagtgtaacCAGCCAACTTCTTTTAAGATCTTTGACCTCAACGTAATGGAGGCTCCTGATGTAACTGATGTTCATGAGGACCATATGTTGGGTGCTTCCCATACTTCAGCTCTTCCACAGGCATCTGGAAATCAGCTTTCAGTTGATTTCAGCCTGTCAAGAAATAACAGGGCCAATGATACATACGACTCCAACCAACTTTCAGGTGACAGAAAAGCCATTCAAGTAATTGATTTGGAAGAAGACTCCCCAATGGAAGTAAATGATGTTCTGAAATCTAA GAATGAAATAATATATCCAGTGGAGAATGCTCTAAACCACACAACACATTCAGATGAACTCCCTGTTGTTCAGGATACTTATGGTCCAGTCATTTCTGAATATCTGGAAGCTGATATGAGATGCAGCCCACAAGACCAAGCTGAACTTAATAACCTTCAAGTTGGAATGGGTCTTCATGGTGCAGAG GGATTTGCTGTGGTTGATGATTCAATATATGGATCACTTGGAGATATAG